One window from the genome of bacterium encodes:
- a CDS encoding hybrid sensor histidine kinase/response regulator yields MKEKILIVDDEKELCESIKNILAEKGYSCIFAYDGGSCLSMVEKEKPNIILLDIMMPGIDGFEVAQRLKHNEKTMDIPIIILTVLGNSSSRIAGLKAGADDYLIKPFDPDELLLRIEANLRMINFSLELKKKIEQLKEQERIKAEFLSHITQEVSMPLQDISKETNLLISGEYGGINEKQKESVKEINNLCSKVLSLMLEFLEIAKANSGKIWIEIDEFSLENIIHIISARCKNEAIVKGVSFEALCPKITMRSDKIRLIKVLDELLLNAIKFTEKGNVSLLIKEDKENDAIIFEISDTAPEIPKEYLDKVFKENGWLEGKIGLLLVKKLVGLLKGNISACSTKSGNRFTITLPRIIDAPARRKEDKEL; encoded by the coding sequence ATGAAGGAAAAAATTCTTATTGTTGATGATGAGAAAGAGCTATGTGAAAGCATAAAAAACATCTTGGCTGAAAAGGGATATTCCTGTATATTTGCCTATGATGGTGGCAGCTGCCTTTCTATGGTTGAAAAAGAAAAACCGAATATTATTCTCCTTGACATTATGATGCCTGGAATAGATGGGTTTGAGGTAGCTCAACGGCTAAAACACAATGAAAAAACAATGGATATTCCTATAATCATTCTTACTGTGCTTGGAAATTCATCCTCAAGAATAGCTGGTCTTAAGGCAGGAGCAGATGATTATTTAATAAAACCATTTGACCCAGATGAGCTGCTCTTAAGGATTGAGGCAAATCTAAGGATGATAAATTTCTCTTTAGAGCTTAAGAAAAAGATTGAACAGCTAAAGGAGCAGGAAAGGATAAAGGCTGAATTCTTATCCCACATAACCCAGGAGGTCTCAATGCCATTACAGGATATATCAAAGGAAACAAATCTTCTCATATCAGGTGAATATGGAGGAATAAATGAAAAGCAAAAAGAATCTGTTAAAGAGATAAACAACCTTTGTTCAAAGGTATTATCTCTTATGTTAGAATTCCTGGAGATAGCAAAGGCTAACTCTGGAAAGATATGGATTGAAATTGATGAGTTTTCGTTGGAGAATATTATCCATATTATCAGCGCAAGGTGTAAAAATGAGGCAATTGTTAAGGGGGTTTCCTTTGAGGCATTGTGTCCAAAAATTACAATGAGAAGCGATAAAATTCGTCTTATAAAGGTATTGGATGAGCTCCTTTTAAATGCCATAAAATTTACAGAAAAGGGCAATGTTTCCCTTCTTATTAAGGAAGACAAAGAAAATGATGCAATTATATTTGAAATTTCTGATACAGCCCCTGAAATTCCAAAGGAATATTTAGATAAGGTATTCAAGGAGAACGGTTGGCTTGAGGGAAAAATAGGCCTTCTTTTGGTAAAAAAGCTTGTTGGTCTTTTAAAGGGAAACATTTCTGCTTGCTCCACAAAATCTGGAAATAGATTTACCATTACCCTTCCAAGAATAATAGATGCGCCAGCAAGGAGGAAAGAAGACAAAGAATTGTAA